CCACGTTACATTAATCTTAGGTAATAAAGAAAATTAATCAAGGTATGGGACAGAAGACAAATCCAATTGGTAATAGATTAGGTATCATCAGAGGATGGGATTCTAACTGGTTTGGTGGAAACGATTATGGAGACAGAATCGCGGAAGACTACAAAATCAGAAGATACCTTGAGGCTAGATTATCTAAAGGTGGTATTTCAAAAATCTATATTGAAAGAACACTAAAATTAGTAACAGTTACAATTACTACTGCTAGACCGGGACTTATCATCGGTAAAGGAGGTCAGGAAGTTGATAAATTGAAAGAAGAATTGAAGAAACTTACAGGTAAGGATATTCAAATCAACATCTTCGAAATCAAAAGACCTGAACTAGATGCAGTATTAGTTGCTGATAGTATTTCTAAGCAGATTGAAAACAGAATCTCTTACAGAAGAGCTGTTAAAATGGCTATGGCAAGTACTATGAGAATGGGTGCTGAAGGTATCAAAGTTCAGATCTCTGGTAGATTGAACGGTGCTGAAATGGCAAGAAGCGAATCTTTCAAAGAAGGAAGAATTCCATTGTCTACTTTCAGAGCTGATATTGATTATCACTGGGCTGAAGCTCACACTACTTACGGTAGACTAGGAGTAAAAGTTTGGATCATGAAAGGAGAAGTTTATGGTAAAAGAGAACTTTCTCCACTAGTGGGACAACAGAAAAAAGGAGGTCCTGCAGGAGGAGGAAACAGAGGTGGAGACAGAGATAACAGAAGACCTAGAAAAAACAACAACAATAACAATAATAATTAAAATTTTAGATTAGAAATTTTGAATTTTAAATTACCGTTACTTTTTTAAAATTAAAAAAAATCTAAAATCTAAAATCTAAAATCTAAAATTTAGAAATTATGTTACAACCAAAAAGAACCAAATTCCGTAGAGTTCACAAGATGAAGATGAAGGGGAATGCCCAGAGAGGTAGTCAACTTGCTTACGGAACTTTTGGAATCAAAGCTATTGAAGGAGCTTGGATCACTGCAAGACAGATTGAAGCTGCGCGTATCGCTGCGACAAGATATATGAAGAGAGAAGGTCAGTTATGGATCAAAATTTTCCCGGATAAGCCTATTACTAAGAAACCAGCGGAAGTACGTATGGGTAAAGGTAAAGGTGCCGTTGAATATTGGGTAGCTGTAGTAAAACCAGGTAAAATTATGTTCGAAGTAGGAGGTGTTCCTTACGAAGTTGCGAAAGAAGCTCTTAGACTTGCTGCACAGAAATTACCGGTAGTTACTAAATTCGTAGTTGCTAACGATTTTGTTAAACCTCTATAATCTTTGAATACAATGAAACAAGCTGATATTAAAAATTTAAGCGCAGGGGATATTCAAGCGAAACTTGCTGAACTGAAAGCACAATATTCAAAACTGAAATTGGCTCACAAGATCAGCCCAATTGAAAATCCTATTCAAATCAAAGATTTGAGAAGAACAATCGCAAGACTAAACACTGAGTTAACTAACAAACAATAATTTCATTTTACAATGGATAGAAATTTAAGAAAAGAAAGAATCGGAGTGGTTTCCAGCAATAAAATGGAAAAAACCATTGTTGTTAGTGAAACTACAAGAGTAAAGCACCCGATGTACGGTAAATTCGTTTTGAAAACGAAAAAATATACTGCACACGACGAGAACAACGAATGCACAGAAGGTGATACAGTTCTTATCCAGGAAACTAGACCTTTGAGCAAGAACAAAAGATGGAGATTAGTAAGAATCATTGAAAAAGCTAAGTAATAATGTTACAAACAGAATCAAGATTAAAAGTTGCTGATAATACAGGTGCAAAAGAAGTACTAGTTATCAGAGTTCTGGGAGGAACCAGAAGAAGATATGCTTCAGTTGGTGATAAAATCGTTGTTACTATCAAGGATTCTACACCATCAGGAAACGCTAAAAAAGGTCAGGTATCTAAAGCTGTAGTAGTAAGAACTAAAAAAGCGGTTAGAAGAAAAGATGGTTCATACATCAAATTCGAAGACAATGCTTGTGTATTGCTAAACGCAGCAGGAGAAATGAGAGGAACACGTGTTTTCGGACCGGTTGCTCGTGAGTTGAGAGACAAAGAATATATGAAAATCATTTCATTAGCTCCTGAAGTACTTTAATTTTTAAAATTTTTAAACAAAATGTCAAAGTTAAAAATAAAAAGAGGAGATAACGTAATCATTACTACTGGTAAGAAAGATATCAAAGGTAAGACTGGTGAAGTTATTGAAGTGATCAAAAAAGAAGGAAGAGATCCAAGAGTAATCGTTGCAGGTCTTAACATCGTTAAAAAACACGTTAAGCCTTCAGCTTCTAACCCTCAAGGTGGAATTACTGAAAAAGAAGCTTCTATTCATATCTCAAACGTAGCTTTAGTTGGTAAAGACGGAAAAGCTATCAAAATCGGTTACAAAATCGAAGGAGATAAGAAAGTAAGAATCAACAAAAAAACGGGTGAAACTTTATAATTTAAATTAACACATGGAATTTATAGCAAGACCCAAAAAAATATATCAAGAGAAAATTGTTCCTGCAATGATGGAAGAATTTGGGTACAAGTCAATCATGCAAGTACCTAAATTAGAGAAAATCGTTATTTCACAAGGTTTAGGTGATGCTACTGCAGATAAAAAAATCATTGATTATGCTGTAGAAGAATTAACGATGATTACTGGCCAGAAAGCAGTAGGAACTATCTCTAAGAAAGACGAAGCTGCTTTCAAGTTGAGAAAAGGTATGCCTGTAGGAGCTAAAGTAACATTAAGAGCTCAGAGAATGTATGAGTTCTTAGACAGACTTACTTCTTCTGCTTTGCCACGTATCAGAGATTTCTCTGGTATTAAAGCAGATGGTTTCGATGGTAGAGGTAATTACAACTTAGGTATTACTGAGCAAATTATCTTCCCAGAAATCGCAATCGACAAAGTGAAAAAAATCCAGGGGATGGACATCACTTTCGTTACTACTGCGAAAACTGATAAAGAAGCTAAAGCATTATTAACTCACTTCGGTTTACCATTTAAAAAGAACTAAGAAATGGCTAAAGAATCAATGAAAGCGCGTGAGCGCAAAAGAGAAGCACTAGTTGCTAAATACGCTGCTAAAAGACAAGCTCTTAAAGAAGCTGGTGATTATGAAGGACTTCAGAAATTACCTAAAAATGCTTCTCCTGTAAGATTACACAACAGATGTAAACTAACAGGTAGACCAAGAGGATACATGAGAACGTTCGGAATTTCCAGAGTAACTTTCAGAGAAATGGCAAACAACGGTCTTATCCCAGGAGTAAGAAAAGCCAGTTGGTAATAATTACTAATTAAAATCGGGACAATTAAGTTGTCAAGATACTAAAGATAAAAAATATCAGACCGAAGATTTCTGAAGTCTGATATTTTACTCTTCAAGTCTTTTCAAAACTGATTGTTCTTTAACCAATAATTTATAAAAGAAAAATGGTAACAGATCCAATTTCAGATTTCCTAACAAGAGTAAGGAACGCACAAAGCGCAGGCCACAAAGTGGTGGAAATTCCTGCATCGAAAATCAAAAAGGAGATTACTAAGATCTTATTTGATCAAGGGTATATCTTAAACTTTAAGTTTGAAGATAACGCTGTTCAAGGTTCGATCAAAATCGCTTTAAAGTACGATAAACAAACCAACAAACCTGCTATTAAGTCTATTCAGAGAGCTTCAAGACCAGGTTTAAGACAGTACAAAGGTTCTGATGAACTTCCAAGAGTACTAAACGGTTTGGGTATAGCTATCATCTCTACTTCTAAAGGAGTAATGACTGATAAGAAAGCTAGAGAAGAAAAAGTAGGCGGTGAAGTAATCTGCTATGTTTATTAATTTTTAATCAGAGGAAAATGTCAAGAATTGGTAAAGCAATTATAACAATTCCAGCTGGAGTTACAGTAACTGAAAATAACGGTACTGTAACAGTAAAAGGACCTAAAGGAGAACTTTCTCAGGAACTTACGGCAGGAATTACTTTAGAACAGAAAGATGGTGAACTTAATGTAAACAGACCATCTGATTCTAAACAACACAAAGCGCTTCACGGTTTATACAGAGCGTTGATCAACAACATGATTGTTGGTGTTGCACAAGGTTTCGAAAAGAAACTAGAACTAGTAGGGGTAGGATACAGAGCATCTCACACAGGTCAAAAACTTGAGTTAGCTTTAGGATTCTCTCACGGTATCGTATTAGAACTTCCTAGCGAAGTAAAATTAGATACATTGACTGAAAAAGGTAAAAACCCAATTATTACTTTAGCGTCTCATGACAAGCAACTTCTAGGAATGGTTACTGCAAAGATCCGTTCTTTCAGAAAGCCTGAGCCATACAAAGGAAAAGGTGTAAGATTCGTAGGGGAAATTGTTAGACGTAAAGCTGGTAAATCTGCTTAATAAATTATAAGTATTATGGCATTAAGTAAATTAGAAAAAAGAATAAGAATCAAAAGAAGAGTAAGAGGGAAAATCTCTGGTTCTTCTGAATTGCCAAGATTATCTGTATACAAAAGTAATAAGGAAATTTACGCTCAGTTAATCGATGATAAAAATGGTACAACTCTAGCATCAGCTTCTTCAAGAGAAAAAGGTGTAGACGCTAAAGGAACCAAGACTGAAGTTTCTGCTGCTGTAGGTAAAGCTATCGCTGCTAAAGCAATCGCTGCAGGAATTGAAAGTATTGTATTTGACAGAAACGGTTTCGTATACCACGGTAGAGTAAAAGCTCTAGCTGATGGTGCGAGAGAAGGAGGACTTAAATTCTAATCATAAAAATTTCGGAAAATATGTTAGGACTAGATAATATAGAAAGAGTAAAACCGGGAGGATTAGAATTAAAAGATCGTCTCGTAGCTGTTAACAGAGTAACAAAAGTAACCAAAGGAGGTAGAGCTTTCGGATTTTCTGCTATCGTTGTAGTAGGTAATGAAGACGGAGTAATCGGTCACGGTTTAGGAAAATCTAAAGAAGTAGCTTCTGCAATTGCTAAAGCTGTTGAAGATGCTAAGAAAAACCTTGTGAAAGTTCCTGTAATGAACCACACTATTCCTCACCAAACTACAGCAAGATACGGTGGTGCAGATATCTTCTTAAGACCTGCTTCTCACGGTACAGGACTTATCGCCGGTGGTGCGGTAAGAGCGGTATTGGAATCTGCTGGTATTCACGATATCCTTTCAAAATCTAAAGGATCTTCTAACCCTCACAACGTGGTGAAAGCTACTTTCAAAGCGTTATTGGATATCAGAAGACCTGAAGAGATTGCTAGAATGAGAGGAGTTTCTCTAAGTAAAGTGTTTAACGGTTAATAATTAAAACAATGGCAACAATCAAAGTAAAGCAAGTAAGAAGCGCTATTGGAAGAACAAAAACCCAAAAGAGAACGCTTGAAGCATTAGGATTAAAGAAACTTCACCAAGTTGTAGAACACGAAGCTACTCCTTCTATCTTAGGAATGATAGCTGCAGTTAGTCATTTACTTGAAGTTCAAAAATAATTTTTAAAATAATTTTAAAATGAATTTAAACAACATAAAACCAGCTGCAGGATCTACTTTCAATTCAAAAAGAATTGGTAGAGGTCAGGGTACTGGAAAAGGAGGTACATCTACAAAAGGACATAAAGGACAGAAAGCAAGAGCTGGTTATTCTCAGAAAATCGGTTTCGAAGGTGGACAGATGCCTTTACAAAGAAGATTACCTAAATTCGGTTTCAAAAACATTAACAGAAAAGAGTTTAGAGGAATTAACCTTGATACTATCCAAACATTAATCGAGAACAAATCCATCACTGGAGATATCACGAAAGAAGTTTTAGTAGAAAACGGTTTAGTTTCTAAAAACGAATTAGTGAAAATTATGGGTAGAGGAGAATTGAAATCTGCGGTTTCAATCTCTGCTGACAAGTTCACTAAATCTGCTGAAGAGCTTATTGCTAAGGCAGGTGGAAAAGCAATTACCTTATAATACTTACTAATGAAAGAATTTATACAAACACTTAAAAATATTTGGAGCCTAAAGGAACTAAGAGAAAAAATTCTCTTTACGTTAGGTATTATCCTTGTGTATAGATTCGCATCTTATATCTCACTTCCCGCAATTAACCTTGCAGAAGTGGGAGATCTCTTAGAGCATTATAAAAATCAAGGCGGTAACAAGCAAGGAGCAGGTCTCCTTGGCTTGCTTTCGTCGTTTACGGGGGGAGCTTTCAGCCACGCTTCCGTAATGGCGTTGGGTATCATGCCTTATATTTCTGCTTCTATTATTGTTCAGTTGATGGGGATGGCTATTCCTTATCTTCAGAAGCTTCAGAAAGATGGAGAGTCAGGTAGAAATACATTGAATCAGATTACAAGATGGTTAACTATTGGTGTTTGTTTAGTACAGGCTCCTTCTTATTTAACCTCAATTACTCAATTATTCTTACCGTATGCTCAATTCCAGTCTGCATATTTTGTAGAGCCAAATTCTATCATGTTCTGGTTACCAAGTATTGTTATCCTGGTTGCCGGTTCGGTATTCGCAATGTGGTTGGGTGAGAAAATCACCGACAAAGGTATCGGAAACGGTATCTCTATCCTTATTATGGTGGGGATCCTTTCAAGATTACCTGAAGCATTCGTACAGGAAATGGCCGTGCAGAACGGAAAAGGAGGAATGGGATCTATCATGATCCTTATTGAAGTATTATTCTGGATGTTGGTTGTTCTTTTAGCAGTAATCCTATCGGTAGCTGTTAGAAAAATTCCAATTCAGTATGTAAGCAGAGCTCAAGCAAGAGGAGGTGTAAACAGAAATCTAATGCAGGGAGCAAGACAATGGATCCCATTGAAAGTAAATGCTGCTGGTGTAATGCCGATTATCTTTGCTCAGGCATTGATGTTCGTACCAGGATTATTAACAAAATTCGATGAGTCCAATACTTTTCTTGCAGGTTTCAAGAATGTTTTTAGCTGGCAGTACAACGTATTGTTTGCGCTATTAATTATTATCTTCTCATTTTTCTATACTGCGATTACAATTCCGGTAAACCAGATGGCTGATGATTTGAAGAGAAATGGAGGTTTAGTACCGAAAGTAAGACCCGGTAAAGAAACAGCTGATTATTTAGATGATATTTTATCAAAAATTACCTTGCCAGGTGCAATTTTTTTATCTATCTTTGCAGTCCTTCCGGCAATTGTGCATGGAAGCTTTGTTCAGACAGATGCGTTTGCCCTATTTTTCGGGGGAACGTCACTATTGATTATGGTGGGAGTAATTTTAGATACTGTTCAACAGATTAATACATATCTGCTGAACCATCACTATGATGGCTTAATGCAGTCTAAATTGTCAAGAACGACTGGATATTAATTTATGGCAAAACAAAAACATATTGAACAAGACGGCGTTATAACGGAAGCTCTTTCGAACGCCCAGTTCCGTGTAGAGCTGGAAAATGGGCATATCCTTATTGCTCATATCTCTGGTAAAATGAGAATGCATTATATTAAACTTTTACCTGGAGACAAGGTAAAACTAGAAATGTCTCCCTATGATTTAACGAAAGGGAGAATCACATTTAGATATTAAAAAACAAATGCCAAATGGAATATTTATTCCATTTGGCTCTTGTTGAAAAATAAATACTATCAGAAATGAAATCGCAAGATTCCATTTAACATTAGTAAAAATAAATACTATCAAATGAAAGTTAGAGCATCAATTAAAAAAAGAAGTGCTGACTGCAAAATCGTACGCAGAAAAGGTGTACTGTTTGTAATCAACAAAAAGAACCCAAAATTTAAACAAAGACAAGGCTAACATTAAATTATGGCGAGAATTGCAGGTATTGATTTACCAAAAAACAAAAGAGGTGTTATCGGTTTAACTTACATCTACGGAGTTGGAAGAAGTACTTCTTCCGAAATCCTTAAAGCTGCCGGTATCAGCGAAGACAAGAAAGTCAACGAATGGAATGACGATGAATTGGCTGCAATCAGAACCTATATCTCTGAAAACGTAAAAGTTGAAGGAGAATTGAGATCTGAAGTGCAATTGAACATCAAGAGATTGATGGACATAGGATGCCAACGAGGAATACGTCACAGACTAGGACTACCTTTAAGAGGCCAGAGAACGAAAAATAACTCTAGAACCCGTAAAGGAAAGAGAAAAACTGTTGCTAACAAGAAAAAGGCAAGTAAATAATCGTTAGGAATTATGGCAAAACAATCTAAAGTAGTTAAAAAAAGAAAAGTAAAAGTTGAAGCTATTGGTGAAGCGCATATTCAAGCTTCTTTCAATAACATCATCATTTCTTTAACAAATAAAAACGGAGAAGTTATCTCTTGGGCATCTGCCGGTAAAATGGGTTTCAGAGGTTCTAAAAAGAATACTCCATTTGCTGCTCAAATGGCAGCAGAAAATTGCTCTAATGTTGCTCACGAAGCTGGGTTAAGAAGAGTTAAGGTGTTTGTGAAAGGTCCTGGTGCAGGTAGAGAATCTGCAATCAGAACGATCCACAATTCAGGAATTGAAGTTAGTGAAATCGTTGATGTGACTCCTATGCCACACAATGGATGTAGACCACCGAAAAGAAGAAGAGTTTAATTTTTAGAATTTACCCATTATGGCAAGATATATTGGACCTAAAACTAAGATTGCTAGAAAGTTTGGTGCTGCAATCTACGGAGATGACAAAAACTTCGAAAAAAGAAAAAACCAACCGCCAGGACAACACGGTCCTAACAAGAGAAGAGGTGCTAAAAAATCAGAATATGCAGTTCAGCTAGCTGAAAAACAAAAAGCTAAATATACTTACGGTATTTTAGAAAGACAGTTTGCTAACTTATTTGAAAAAGCACACAGAAGTAAAGGAGTAACAGGGGAAGTTCTATTACAACTTTGCGAATCTAGACTGGATAACGTAGTATACAGATTAGGTTTTGCTAAAACAAGATCTGCTGCTAGACAATTAGTTTCTCACAGACACATCACTGTGAACGGAGAAATTCTTAACATCCCTTCGTATTTGGTAAAAGCTGGTGATGTAATCGCTGTAAGAGAAAAATCTAAATCTCTTGAAGTTGTTACAGATGCATTAGCTTCTAAAGCAAATTATGAGTGGTTACAATTCAACGATGAGAAGAAAGAAGGTACCTTCATTTCTGCTCCTGAAAGAATCCAGATTCCGGAAGACATCAAGGAGAACCTTATCGTCGAACTTTACTCTAAATAATTTTTTAATCAAATTTTTGCTCAACCCAATAATATGGCAATTTTACAATTCATAAAACCCGATAAAGTAATTTTACTTAACTCTGATGAATTTAAAGGTCAATTTGAATTCAGACCTTTAGAACCAGGTTTCGGGCTTACAATCGGTAATGCTTTGAGAAGAGTGTTGCTTTCTTCTCTGGAAGGATACGCTATTTCATCTATCAAAATAGAAGGTGTAGAGCACGAATTTTCAACTATTCCAGGAGTAATCGAAGACGTTACTGAAATTATTCTTAACCTTAAGCAGGTTAGATTAAAAGCTTCAGCAGAAGGCCAGGCTAACGAGCAGGTGGTTGCTAAAGTTTCAGGTCAAACGGTTATTACTGCTGGGGATTTAGGAAAGTCTATCAACGGATTTGAGGTGCTGAACCCGGATCTTGTGATCTGCAACCTAAATACTGATGTAACTTTCGAAATTACTTTCAATATTGAAAAAGGTAGAGGGTATGTTCCTTCTGAACAAAATAAATCAAACAATGCACCAGTAGGTACTATTGCTATTGATTCTATTTTCACGCCGATTAAGAAAGTACAATACAGCATTGAAAATTATCGTGTAGAGCAAAAAACAGACTACGAAAAACTTGTATTAGATATAGAAACTGACGGGTCTATCAGCCCTCAGAATGCTTTAACTGAAGCTTCTAAGATATTAATTTATCACTTCATGCTGTTCTCTGATGAGAGAATCACGCTTGAAACTGAAGCCGTAAAAGCGTCTATCCAATACGATGAAGAAACGCTTCATACAAGACAACTTCTTAAGTCTAAATTAGCAGATATGGATCTTTCCGTAAGAGCCCTTAACTGTCTGAAAGCAGCTGAAGTAGAAACTCTTGGAGAACTGGTTTCTTACAGTAAGTCTGATTTGATGAAATTCAGAAATTTTGGTAAAAAATCTTTGACAGAACTAGAAGAATTAGTGCATTCAAAAGGTCTTAACTTCGGTTTCGACGTTGCAAAATATAAGTTAGACGCTGATAAATAATTAATAATGAGACACGGTAAAAAATTCAATCACTTAGGAAGAACAGCTTCTCACAGAAGTGCTTTACTTTCTAATATGGCTTGTTCTCTAATTGAGCATAAAAGAATCAACACTACTGTAGCTAAAGCTAAAGCTTTAAGAGTATATGTTGAGCCTCTATTAACAAAAGCAAAAGAAGATACTACACACAACAGAAGAGTAGTATTCTCTTACCTTCAAAATAAATTTGCGGTTGCTGAATTATTCAGAACTGTAGCTCCTAAAATCGCTGAAAGAAACGGTGGTTATACAAGAATCATTAAGACAGGTTTCAGACCAGGTGATGCTGCTGATATGGCTCTTATCGAATTGGTAGATTTCAACGAGCTTTACAACCCTAATGCTGAAGAGAAAAAAGCTACAAGAAGAAGCAGAAGATCAACTGCTGCACCTAAAAAAGCAGAAGCTGTAGTAGCTGATGCTCCTGCAGTAGAAGAGAAAGTAGAAGAAGCTAAAGCTGATACTACTGAAGAAAAAACTGAAGAATAATATTCATTCAGATATCAATGAAAAACCATCCGTGATCGGATGGTTTTTTTTGTTGGTTTGTCCCACTCTAAAAAGGTTGACTAAAAAGCATAAATATATCTCTAGCAAACCTGAAATAAATAAGATAAACGAAAATTTTGTTAAAAACGTTCATCATTATTTATCCTTGTTTAACCTCGTGGCTAATAAAAAATCGGCTGACTTTGATTTTTATCTCGTAATTATTTGAGGAGGAAGAATACCCCTAAAGTGTAATTGACTGATATTTTAAAATAAAAGAAATTTGAGTTTCTAAAAATACCGATCATGAAAGTTTTAAAAGACAAATTATCAAAAACAGTTTCAGGAGAGAGCATCAGTTTTACAGATACTCCCAATAAGGAAGGAAATATTGTTCCGGAATATATCATTATTCATTTTACTGCCGGAAGAAGTGCAGAGAGTTCCGTAAGCTGGTTCAAAGATCCTGCAGCTAAAGCTTCTGCTCATCTTGTCATAGACAGGGAAGGGAAGATTACCCAAATGGTAGACTTTAACAGAAAAGCATGGCACGCCGGAAAAAGCCGATGGGCAGACCGCTCAGGATTTAACGATTTCTCTATAGGAATAGAACTGGATAATCCCGGAAGGCTTACCAATGTGAATGACAGATTCTATGCATGGTTTGGAAAGGAATATCCAAAAGAATTTGTGGTCAGAGAAAAACATAAGCATGAAGAGAATGATTCCTATTGGCATAATTTTACAGAGAAGCAGATCGATTCCTGTTTCCGGGTTTGCAAACTACTGATGGAGACTTATAACATTAAAGATATTCTGGGACATGATGATATTGCGCCTTTCAGGAAAAATGATCCCGGACCTGTATTTCCAATGGAAAGCTTTAGGGCAAAATTGTTAGGAAGAGAGGATGACACTGCGGACATTTATCAGGTGACGGCAGATCAGGTTAATATAAGAAAAGGAGCCGGAACTGAGTTTGATTCAATCATGAAGCTTAAAAAAGGAACTCAGGTAGAATTTATCAAAAGCAAGCTGGGCTGGTTCTATGTCTATGTTTTACTGAAACCGGTAAACGGAGAAGAACCTGTATACGGCTGGATCAACAGTGATCTGTTGAAGAAAATATAACTTACATACACCATAAATAAAAGTCCCCCAATTTTCATTGAGGGACTTTGCTGTTTCTATATCTTGGTTCTCTTCAGTTCGATCACATTATTGCCTTGTTCAAGGTGAAGGCTGTCTCCTTTTACCCTGGCTGTCATATCGTCTTTTTTATAGACGGTTTCACCATCCTTGGTTTCTGTTTTAGGAAGGGTGAATGTTTTCTTATTGCTGGTAATGGCCACCGTATTTTCCTTAGGATCATTCTTGAATACAACTTTTACCAGTGTTCCGTCTGTTGCTTTATAAACGAAATCTGTTTTTTCTGTTTTCTGACCGTTTACTTCAGTTGTAGAAGAACTCTGCGTTATCGAATCAATTTTCCCGTTGTTGTCAGTGATTACTGTTTCAGAGCTGTCGGTTTTGATGATGCTCTTGTTTCCGCTTTCACTTTTTTTACAGCCAACTAATGATAATACAGCTGCTGAAACTGCTATTAAAAGCCCTTTTTTCATGATATTTTATTTTTTTTAATGGGTTGGGTATAAATTGTTTTAGAATGGTAATCAAAAATTGATTAAATTTAATAGAAACAAAAAGTAAACCAACAGCCATGAATTCAAGCCTTAAAATTACACAAAAGTGTAATTGATTCCGCTCTGTTTTCTTCAGAAATTTGTCTTAAACAAAAAAACAATGAGCATTTCCATAGCCATAGTAGAAGACGAAAAAAACTACAACAATGCGTTGAAGAAGGTCATCAATTACCAGGATGATATGAAAGTTGTCGCCCAGTTTTTCGATGGAAGCGAAGCCCTGAAAAATCTCTCCGATATTTCCCCGGATGTCGTGATGATGGATATCCAGCTTCAGGATATGCTCGGCATCGAAATTATTGAGAAACTGAAAAAGGATATGCCGAATACCCAGTTTATCATGTGTACCAGTTTTGAAGATGATGAAAAGATCTTCAATTCCCTTAAAGCTGGTGCAATGGGCTACCTGATTAAAGGAGAAAGCATGGACAAGATCCTTTCCTCAATCCGGGATGTCTATAACGGTGGTGCCCCCATGAGTTTTTCCATTGCCCGCAAAGTACTCAGCCATTTTGAGAGAAAACGTCCCGAGATAAAAGATTTTGAAGAGCTTACTGCAAGAGAAAAAGAAGTGCTGGAACTTCTTTCACAGGGACTTTTGTATAAAGAGATTGCTGATAAAAAATGCATCAGCACAGACACCGTAAAAAAACACGTAGGAAACATCTACAGGAAGCTGCATGTCAGCAATAAAGTAGAAGCCATTAATAAATTTAACC
This region of Chryseobacterium vaccae genomic DNA includes:
- the secY gene encoding preprotein translocase subunit SecY is translated as MKEFIQTLKNIWSLKELREKILFTLGIILVYRFASYISLPAINLAEVGDLLEHYKNQGGNKQGAGLLGLLSSFTGGAFSHASVMALGIMPYISASIIVQLMGMAIPYLQKLQKDGESGRNTLNQITRWLTIGVCLVQAPSYLTSITQLFLPYAQFQSAYFVEPNSIMFWLPSIVILVAGSVFAMWLGEKITDKGIGNGISILIMVGILSRLPEAFVQEMAVQNGKGGMGSIMILIEVLFWMLVVLLAVILSVAVRKIPIQYVSRAQARGGVNRNLMQGARQWIPLKVNAAGVMPIIFAQALMFVPGLLTKFDESNTFLAGFKNVFSWQYNVLFALLIIIFSFFYTAITIPVNQMADDLKRNGGLVPKVRPGKETADYLDDILSKITLPGAIFLSIFAVLPAIVHGSFVQTDAFALFFGGTSLLIMVGVILDTVQQINTYLLNHHYDGLMQSKLSRTTGY
- the rpmJ gene encoding 50S ribosomal protein L36 produces the protein MKVRASIKKRSADCKIVRRKGVLFVINKKNPKFKQRQG
- the rpsM gene encoding 30S ribosomal protein S13, which translates into the protein MARIAGIDLPKNKRGVIGLTYIYGVGRSTSSEILKAAGISEDKKVNEWNDDELAAIRTYISENVKVEGELRSEVQLNIKRLMDIGCQRGIRHRLGLPLRGQRTKNNSRTRKGKRKTVANKKKASK
- the rpsK gene encoding 30S ribosomal protein S11, translated to MAKQSKVVKKRKVKVEAIGEAHIQASFNNIIISLTNKNGEVISWASAGKMGFRGSKKNTPFAAQMAAENCSNVAHEAGLRRVKVFVKGPGAGRESAIRTIHNSGIEVSEIVDVTPMPHNGCRPPKRRRV
- a CDS encoding response regulator; translation: MSISIAIVEDEKNYNNALKKVINYQDDMKVVAQFFDGSEALKNLSDISPDVVMMDIQLQDMLGIEIIEKLKKDMPNTQFIMCTSFEDDEKIFNSLKAGAMGYLIKGESMDKILSSIRDVYNGGAPMSFSIARKVLSHFERKRPEIKDFEELTAREKEVLELLSQGLLYKEIADKKCISTDTVKKHVGNIYRKLHVSNKVEAINKFNQFKN
- the infA gene encoding translation initiation factor IF-1, with protein sequence MAKQKHIEQDGVITEALSNAQFRVELENGHILIAHISGKMRMHYIKLLPGDKVKLEMSPYDLTKGRITFRY
- a CDS encoding N-acetylmuramoyl-L-alanine amidase, with amino-acid sequence MKVLKDKLSKTVSGESISFTDTPNKEGNIVPEYIIIHFTAGRSAESSVSWFKDPAAKASAHLVIDREGKITQMVDFNRKAWHAGKSRWADRSGFNDFSIGIELDNPGRLTNVNDRFYAWFGKEYPKEFVVREKHKHEENDSYWHNFTEKQIDSCFRVCKLLMETYNIKDILGHDDIAPFRKNDPGPVFPMESFRAKLLGREDDTADIYQVTADQVNIRKGAGTEFDSIMKLKKGTQVEFIKSKLGWFYVYVLLKPVNGEEPVYGWINSDLLKKI
- a CDS encoding DNA-directed RNA polymerase subunit alpha, translated to MAILQFIKPDKVILLNSDEFKGQFEFRPLEPGFGLTIGNALRRVLLSSLEGYAISSIKIEGVEHEFSTIPGVIEDVTEIILNLKQVRLKASAEGQANEQVVAKVSGQTVITAGDLGKSINGFEVLNPDLVICNLNTDVTFEITFNIEKGRGYVPSEQNKSNNAPVGTIAIDSIFTPIKKVQYSIENYRVEQKTDYEKLVLDIETDGSISPQNALTEASKILIYHFMLFSDERITLETEAVKASIQYDEETLHTRQLLKSKLADMDLSVRALNCLKAAEVETLGELVSYSKSDLMKFRNFGKKSLTELEELVHSKGLNFGFDVAKYKLDADK
- the rplQ gene encoding 50S ribosomal protein L17 produces the protein MRHGKKFNHLGRTASHRSALLSNMACSLIEHKRINTTVAKAKALRVYVEPLLTKAKEDTTHNRRVVFSYLQNKFAVAELFRTVAPKIAERNGGYTRIIKTGFRPGDAADMALIELVDFNELYNPNAEEKKATRRSRRSTAAPKKAEAVVADAPAVEEKVEEAKADTTEEKTEE
- the rpsD gene encoding 30S ribosomal protein S4, translating into MARYIGPKTKIARKFGAAIYGDDKNFEKRKNQPPGQHGPNKRRGAKKSEYAVQLAEKQKAKYTYGILERQFANLFEKAHRSKGVTGEVLLQLCESRLDNVVYRLGFAKTRSAARQLVSHRHITVNGEILNIPSYLVKAGDVIAVREKSKSLEVVTDALASKANYEWLQFNDEKKEGTFISAPERIQIPEDIKENLIVELYSK